From one Triticum urartu cultivar G1812 chromosome 3, Tu2.1, whole genome shotgun sequence genomic stretch:
- the LOC125546505 gene encoding uncharacterized protein LOC125546505, with translation MEEEEASAELISPRISFSHDLAAFAAAATTCPGTTLLEPRRSDASLMPRRRRRRAPEPEFDFANAAAADVAPGRPPSSPTQAVLPRAAAAATASPLRASRPRSLPVRSAAVVLSLAQQQRHPPGGRVGGVREVSPARFPLMRSRSTGLRGGHGRRPQRPHCKKSPRDDGRIWNAGDGHGGGGVRVSPVLNVTSIGTSVVNMLSHLLCDCGEKAGKQAEQGLRSALLGNQIVVLAVVLQVKRTR, from the exons atggaggaggaggaagcttCGGCGGAGCTGATCAGCCCCAGGATCTCCTTCTCGCACGACCTCGCGGCCTTCGCCGCGGCAGCGACGACATGTCCGGGCACCACTCTGCTTGAGCCAAGGCGGTCGGACGCGTCCCTCATgccgcggcggaggcggcggcgcgcgccgGAGCCGGAGTTCGACTTCGCCAACGCGGCGGCCGCCGACGTCGCGCCGGGCCGACCGCCTTCTTCGCCGACGCAAGCTGTACTTCCCCGTGCCGCCGCTGCCGCGACTGCCTCCCCATTACGCGCAAGCCGCCCCAGGTCCCTGCCTGTCAGAAGCGCCGCGGTCGTGCTCTCTCTCGCGCAGCAGCAGCGTCATCCGCCAGGCGGCCGCGTCGGCGGCGTCAGGGAGGTTTCACCTGCCCGCTTCCCGCTCATGCGGAGCCGGTCGACCGGCCTCCGCGGCGGCCACGGTCGGCGCCCACAGCGGCCGCATTGCAAGAAGTCGCCACGAGACGACGGCCGCATCTG GAACGCTGGCGacggccatggcggcggcggggtccgggTGAGCCCGGTGCTGAACGTGACGTCCATCGGCACCAGCGTGGTGAACATGCTGAGCCACCTGCTCTGCGACTGCGGCGAGAAGGCCGGCAAGCAAGCAGAGCAGGGGCTTCGGAGTGCGCTGCTGGGTAACCAGATAGTAGTACTAGCAGTTGTACTACAAGTTAAGCGCACTCGTTAA